One Pirellulales bacterium DNA window includes the following coding sequences:
- a CDS encoding CpaF family protein: protein MPPLKPLPTAPRPGDKTSTSDFEALKRHIHTKLVDKLDLSRVGDLEGDVLRREIRLVVEHLCDTEDHLLNRSERDRLVEEVLDETFGLGPLEFLLKDTTISDILINGPKHIYVERRGKLEKTSVQFRDNSHLLQIIDRIVSRVGRRVDEVCPMVDARLPDGSRVNAIIPPLALDGAAVSIRRFGANPLKLEDLLNYKAFTPEMVMLLEGAIKARLNIIISGGTGSGKTTLLNTLSSFIPGHERIVTIEDAAELQLQQEHVVRLETRPPNIEGKGAITATDLVKNALRMRPERVIIGECRGAETLDMLQAMNTGHEGSMTTLHANSPRDAISRIETMITMAGFELPLKALRQQIASSVDLIIQANRLQGGTRKITHITEINGMEQETVVMQDIYLYCQDGIDEAGRAVGRFEATGIRPTFMDRLEQAGVRLPASAFRQRTMLQC, encoded by the coding sequence ATGCCGCCACTGAAACCGCTGCCAACCGCTCCTCGCCCCGGCGATAAGACTTCGACCTCCGATTTCGAGGCCCTGAAGCGTCATATTCACACCAAGCTGGTCGACAAGCTCGACTTGTCCCGCGTCGGAGACTTGGAAGGCGATGTGTTGCGCCGCGAAATTCGTCTGGTCGTGGAGCACTTGTGCGACACGGAAGACCATCTGCTCAATCGCAGTGAACGCGATCGGCTGGTCGAAGAAGTCCTGGACGAAACGTTCGGCCTCGGACCGCTGGAGTTCCTGCTAAAAGATACCACGATTAGCGATATTTTGATCAATGGTCCCAAGCACATTTACGTGGAACGTCGGGGTAAGTTGGAAAAAACCAGCGTGCAGTTCCGCGACAATTCCCACCTCTTGCAAATCATTGACCGAATTGTGTCGCGCGTAGGACGGCGCGTGGATGAAGTTTGTCCCATGGTCGATGCCCGCCTGCCTGATGGCAGCCGCGTTAACGCGATCATCCCGCCCCTGGCGCTCGACGGTGCGGCGGTTTCTATTCGTCGGTTTGGCGCCAACCCCCTCAAATTGGAAGACCTGCTCAATTACAAAGCTTTCACGCCGGAAATGGTGATGCTGCTGGAAGGCGCCATCAAGGCCCGCCTGAATATCATTATTTCCGGGGGCACCGGTTCAGGTAAAACGACGCTGCTGAATACTTTGTCCAGCTTCATACCCGGTCACGAACGCATCGTGACCATCGAAGACGCCGCCGAATTGCAGCTCCAGCAGGAGCATGTGGTGCGGTTGGAAACTCGACCGCCCAACATCGAAGGCAAAGGCGCCATCACCGCCACCGATTTGGTGAAAAACGCCCTGCGTATGCGGCCGGAGCGGGTCATCATCGGCGAGTGCCGCGGCGCTGAAACGCTCGACATGCTGCAAGCCATGAACACCGGTCACGAAGGTTCGATGACCACGCTGCACGCGAATTCGCCGCGCGACGCCATTTCCCGTATCGAAACGATGATCACGATGGCCGGCTTTGAACTGCCGCTGAAGGCTTTGCGGCAACAAATTGCCAGCTCCGTAGACTTGATTATTCAAGCCAATCGTCTGCAAGGGGGCACGCGCAAAATCACGCACATTACCGAAATCAACGGCATGGAACAGGAAACCGTTGTGATGCAAGACATTTACTTGTATTGTCAGGACGGCATTGACGAAGCCGGACGCGCCGTGGGGCGATTTGAAGCCACCGGCATCCGCCCGACTTTTATGGACCGTCTGGAACAGGCCGGCGTGCGGTTGCCGGCCAGTGCGTTCCGCCAACGTACCATGTTGCAGTGTTAA
- a CDS encoding response regulator, translated as MTNVLRLAIVDPSDPSRESLKSILLGLDMVWLEAECSRYEFFADVIAQTHPDIGVVALDSDPDKALKLVEQLAAASPQCSILVISGSTDGSLILRAMRAGAKEFLPKPLKIEDLLGALSRLSERQFGKGEGKVRGCQVISVCGATGGVGTTSLAVNLGCALAADPKNSICLVDLDLSLGDADVFLDTIPDYTLVDVAQNVERLDFTLLKRSLTKHASGLFLLPRPVQLEDAAQVTPEHLQRMIGLLKATFTHLIIDLSKGYNALDMVALEMATDVLLVTQLDLPCLRNVVRLMMSFGEIEGLKEKVKIIINRVGLDAAQISLKKAQETFGREIFWELPNDYRTMSEVRNNGVPLLEHAPKAAITQSIIKLADHFSSNAVSESPPAAEDGSGKPGKGSRWKGLFSGKK; from the coding sequence ATGACCAACGTTTTGCGTCTAGCCATTGTCGATCCCAGCGATCCGTCGCGGGAATCGCTTAAATCGATCTTGCTGGGCCTCGATATGGTGTGGCTGGAGGCCGAGTGCTCGCGCTACGAATTCTTCGCTGATGTCATTGCCCAAACGCATCCCGACATTGGCGTCGTCGCGCTGGATTCCGATCCTGATAAAGCCTTGAAGCTGGTTGAGCAACTGGCGGCCGCCTCGCCACAGTGCAGTATTTTAGTGATCAGTGGCTCGACCGACGGCAGCCTGATTCTGCGCGCCATGCGCGCCGGTGCAAAGGAATTTTTGCCCAAGCCGCTGAAAATCGAAGATTTGCTCGGCGCGCTAAGCCGCTTGAGCGAGCGACAATTTGGCAAGGGTGAAGGAAAAGTTCGGGGCTGCCAGGTGATTTCCGTCTGCGGGGCTACCGGCGGCGTAGGCACCACCAGCCTGGCCGTCAACCTGGGATGCGCGCTGGCCGCCGACCCGAAAAATTCGATTTGCCTGGTCGATCTGGATTTAAGTTTGGGCGATGCCGACGTCTTCCTCGACACCATTCCCGACTATACCTTGGTCGACGTGGCCCAAAATGTCGAGCGCCTCGATTTCACGCTGCTCAAACGCTCCTTGACCAAGCATGCTTCCGGATTGTTTTTGTTGCCACGCCCGGTCCAATTGGAAGACGCCGCGCAGGTTACCCCGGAACATTTACAACGCATGATCGGCTTGTTAAAAGCCACCTTCACCCATTTGATTATTGATCTTTCCAAGGGTTACAACGCTCTGGATATGGTGGCCTTGGAAATGGCCACCGACGTGCTGCTGGTGACGCAGCTCGATTTGCCCTGTTTGCGAAACGTAGTGCGATTGATGATGTCCTTCGGCGAAATCGAAGGGCTTAAAGAGAAAGTCAAAATTATCATCAACCGCGTCGGACTGGACGCTGCTCAAATTAGCTTGAAAAAAGCCCAGGAAACCTTTGGCCGCGAAATTTTCTGGGAATTGCCCAACGATTATCGCACCATGTCGGAAGTGCGGAACAACGGCGTTCCGTTGCTGGAGCACGCCCCCAAGGCCGCGATCACCCAATCGATCATCAAACTCGCGGACCACTTCTCCTCCAACGCCGTCTCCGAAAGCCCACCGGCTGCGGAGGACGGCAGCGGCAAGCCTGGCAAAGGATCGCGCTGGAAGGGCCTGTTCAGCGGAAAAAAATAG
- a CDS encoding pilus assembly protein N-terminal domain-containing protein, producing MPSDAQPVSNELIHHIQAPSERMEMTVNASRILTLDQNIPRAQVNNHEILELTALSPNEIQVLAKKAGVTQINLWNDKGQIYTIDCVVYGDARELSELLRSEFPAANLRVRPMASSVLLTGFVDRADQVSQIIQIAQDYYPKVVPNIQVGGVQQILLHVKVAEVSRTKARELGFDFASINSGSFLASSVSNLLVPGSVAGTVATPLGAGDTVRFGLVKNNTAFFGFLDALRKEDLLKILADPTLVTVSGRPAQFKVGGEIPYPANSTLNGVSVSYKDTGITVDFVPVVLGNGNIRLEVRPIERDLDPTQSFEIAPNVEAPAFTLRQVDTGVEMRAGQTLAIAGLVQKKLNAEKREIPWLGEMPYIGAAFRQVKQTSEEVELLFLVTPEIVQALDPCEVPRCFPSMHTDDPNDCQLYLKGYDEVPSKGPCGPGGGCTTGCGFGDFREGPGYGPEGAPLMGPQPAGPGAPEMFETVPSGPPTPARPTSSDAMPADSSTSNSINPSSRIARLPNPATPTVASPVPAADIRYNPSAAQNPHPTNGTNPSGGSPGFIGPVGYDVLN from the coding sequence GTGCCGTCCGATGCTCAGCCGGTATCCAACGAGTTGATCCACCATATCCAGGCTCCCTCGGAGCGCATGGAAATGACAGTAAACGCCAGCCGCATTTTAACGTTGGACCAAAATATCCCGCGAGCCCAGGTCAATAATCACGAAATCCTGGAGTTGACGGCCCTTTCCCCCAACGAAATTCAAGTGCTGGCCAAGAAAGCTGGGGTCACGCAAATCAATTTGTGGAACGATAAAGGCCAAATCTACACCATCGATTGCGTGGTGTACGGTGATGCCCGCGAACTCTCCGAGCTGCTACGCTCAGAATTTCCCGCCGCCAACTTGCGCGTACGCCCCATGGCCAGTAGCGTCCTGTTGACCGGCTTTGTGGACCGCGCAGATCAAGTGAGTCAAATCATTCAAATCGCCCAAGATTATTATCCCAAAGTGGTGCCCAACATTCAGGTGGGCGGAGTGCAGCAAATTCTGTTGCACGTGAAAGTGGCCGAAGTGTCACGCACCAAAGCCCGAGAGTTAGGCTTTGACTTTGCTTCCATCAATAGCGGTAGTTTTTTGGCATCGAGCGTGAGCAACCTTCTGGTGCCGGGGAGCGTGGCGGGCACGGTCGCTACCCCTCTGGGTGCCGGTGACACCGTCCGCTTTGGCTTGGTCAAAAACAATACTGCTTTTTTTGGCTTCCTGGATGCTCTGCGGAAGGAAGATCTGCTGAAAATTTTGGCCGATCCCACGCTGGTCACGGTCAGCGGACGGCCGGCCCAATTTAAAGTCGGCGGCGAAATTCCATATCCCGCGAATTCCACGTTGAACGGCGTCAGCGTGTCGTACAAAGACACAGGAATTACGGTCGACTTTGTGCCAGTCGTACTGGGCAACGGCAACATCCGCTTGGAAGTCCGGCCTATCGAGCGAGATTTGGATCCGACTCAAAGTTTCGAAATTGCTCCCAATGTGGAGGCTCCAGCCTTTACCCTGCGGCAAGTCGATACCGGCGTGGAAATGAGAGCCGGCCAAACTTTGGCGATTGCCGGATTGGTGCAAAAGAAACTCAACGCAGAAAAGCGAGAAATACCCTGGCTGGGAGAAATGCCCTACATCGGCGCAGCTTTCCGTCAGGTCAAGCAGACGTCGGAAGAAGTGGAACTATTGTTCCTTGTGACGCCGGAAATTGTCCAGGCGCTGGATCCTTGCGAAGTTCCTCGCTGCTTCCCCAGTATGCACACGGATGACCCCAACGACTGTCAGTTGTATTTGAAAGGATACGACGAAGTGCCCTCCAAAGGACCCTGCGGTCCTGGGGGTGGGTGTACAACAGGTTGTGGATTTGGCGATTTTCGCGAAGGTCCCGGCTACGGACCAGAAGGGGCTCCCCTGATGGGCCCTCAGCCGGCCGGTCCCGGCGCGCCTGAAATGTTCGAAACAGTTCCGTCCGGCCCTCCCACCCCCGCCAGGCCTACATCATCTGACGCAATGCCTGCCGACAGCTCGACTAGCAATAGCATCAACCCCAGCTCCCGTATCGCGCGACTTCCAAATCCCGCCACTCCAACGGTAGCTTCGCCAGTGCCCGCAGCGGATATCCGCTACAACCCATCTGCTGCACAAAATCCTCACCCGACGAATGGGACGAATCCGTCCGGCGGGTCGCCCGGTTTCATCGGACCCGTGGGATATGACGTATTAAACTAA
- the cpaB gene encoding Flp pilus assembly protein CpaB translates to MRPKSIILVVLASACGLVAAIGIHQVMADRVQVAAPAVETEKILVANKDIKVNEPLSDKNVQLDDWPKEKIPGDAIRDMKELDGQRAGGDILVGEPIRKAKFAVDKRIEEIPNGYRVVAVSADAVSAAGNLLQPGDRVDIVVSIKHGLNSQNQIAKTILQNIRVFAINEQWQPAEGNKSNESITAKTVSLLVTPDEAETIDLASELGHIRLVLRNPDDAQIADTSGTEESELLSGKSKSNHDQDVVKSGGGILDWLKQQQHPVPPSAPAVMASPEEHFTMVVQKGDEISHVEFSRKSKDDRWQNNSTDGNGSAPGAGSAAVVTPSAPATPDSPPTL, encoded by the coding sequence ATGCGTCCTAAATCAATCATTTTGGTGGTATTGGCTTCGGCCTGCGGCCTGGTTGCTGCGATTGGCATTCATCAGGTGATGGCGGACCGGGTTCAGGTTGCAGCGCCCGCGGTCGAGACCGAGAAAATCCTGGTGGCCAATAAAGACATTAAAGTAAACGAGCCGCTGTCTGACAAAAACGTTCAGCTTGACGATTGGCCCAAGGAAAAAATTCCCGGCGATGCGATTCGTGACATGAAGGAACTCGACGGCCAGCGAGCCGGCGGAGACATTCTGGTCGGCGAGCCGATTCGCAAGGCCAAATTCGCCGTCGACAAACGCATCGAGGAAATCCCCAACGGTTATCGAGTTGTCGCGGTCTCGGCGGATGCCGTCAGTGCCGCCGGAAACCTGCTGCAACCGGGCGACCGGGTGGATATTGTCGTGTCGATCAAGCACGGTCTCAATTCGCAAAACCAAATCGCCAAAACCATCCTGCAAAACATTCGCGTGTTCGCCATCAATGAACAGTGGCAACCCGCTGAAGGAAATAAATCAAACGAATCGATCACGGCCAAAACGGTGTCCCTGTTGGTCACGCCCGACGAGGCGGAAACCATCGATCTTGCCAGCGAATTAGGGCACATACGTCTGGTGCTCCGCAATCCCGATGACGCCCAAATCGCCGACACTTCAGGTACCGAAGAAAGTGAACTTCTGTCCGGCAAATCCAAATCAAATCACGACCAAGATGTCGTGAAATCCGGCGGCGGTATTTTAGATTGGTTGAAACAACAGCAACATCCCGTGCCGCCATCGGCGCCGGCAGTGATGGCCAGCCCCGAGGAACACTTCACCATGGTGGTGCAAAAAGGGGACGAAATCAGTCACGTCGAATTCAGCCGCAAATCGAAGGATGACCGCTGGCAAAATAACAGCACTGATGGCAATGGCTCTGCCCCCGGCGCAGGCTCAGCCGCTGTGGTAACGCCGTCCGCCCCGGCCACGCCTGATTCACCCCCGACTTTGTAA
- a CDS encoding TadE/TadG family type IV pilus assembly protein, whose translation MNNYFLCYRRWQRPKFLAHEANMSIPSLKVEKVCRTCRRNRRGAAAVEFAIVAPVFFLLVFGMVEYGRMVMVQQVITNAAREGARVGVLDGSQLSDVQTAVNNYLIASKIPTGLSNEITCTPNPPSSQTTGNPVTVTVSIPFSKVSWLPTPLYLGSTTLSATSVMRREGVQ comes from the coding sequence ATGAACAATTATTTCCTGTGCTATCGCCGCTGGCAGCGTCCTAAGTTCCTTGCACATGAGGCAAATATGTCTATTCCCTCGCTCAAAGTGGAGAAGGTCTGCCGAACTTGCCGAAGAAACCGACGAGGGGCGGCTGCCGTCGAGTTCGCCATCGTCGCACCCGTGTTTTTCCTGCTTGTGTTTGGCATGGTCGAATACGGCCGGATGGTAATGGTCCAACAGGTCATTACCAACGCCGCGCGCGAAGGAGCGCGGGTGGGAGTGTTGGATGGCTCGCAATTATCGGACGTGCAAACCGCGGTGAACAACTACTTAATCGCCTCAAAAATACCGACCGGCCTCAGCAACGAGATCACTTGTACTCCGAATCCCCCCAGCAGCCAAACCACAGGAAATCCCGTCACCGTTACCGTTTCGATTCCATTTAGCAAAGTGAGTTGGTTGCCCACGCCACTGTATTTAGGCTCGACGACATTGTCGGCGACCTCGGTCATGCGGCGCGAAGGAGTGCAGTAA
- a CDS encoding prepilin peptidase, with the protein MHDNHFLANFLEHWPAWLVAFTLVVAAVIDGWQLRVPNWLTFPMILSGWVFGAVTAGWAGIGESLLGTAVGLALLLPAYAIGGMGAGDVKLLAGVGAWVGATTTFYAFCVSALIGGAIALAMVLLQHKWKHHQNQFLKIIGEVVTIGNPNDLATIAAQRKSSMLLLPYGIPIAIGTIVYFFWAGLLI; encoded by the coding sequence ATGCACGACAATCATTTTCTGGCAAACTTCTTGGAACATTGGCCGGCTTGGCTGGTGGCCTTTACTTTGGTGGTGGCCGCCGTCATTGACGGCTGGCAACTTCGCGTTCCCAATTGGCTTACGTTTCCTATGATTCTTAGCGGGTGGGTTTTTGGCGCGGTCACGGCAGGTTGGGCTGGAATAGGAGAAAGCTTATTGGGTACGGCCGTTGGTCTGGCTTTGCTATTACCGGCTTATGCGATTGGCGGCATGGGCGCCGGAGACGTAAAACTGCTAGCAGGCGTGGGAGCCTGGGTGGGGGCAACGACTACGTTTTATGCCTTTTGTGTGTCGGCCCTGATCGGCGGAGCGATTGCCCTGGCGATGGTTCTTCTGCAACATAAATGGAAGCACCATCAAAATCAATTTCTCAAAATTATCGGCGAAGTGGTCACGATCGGTAATCCCAACGATTTGGCCACGATCGCCGCCCAGCGCAAAAGCTCCATGCTGCTTTTGCCTTACGGAATACCGATCGCCATTGGGACGATTGTTTACTTCTTTTGGGCTGGACTTCTGATATGA
- a CDS encoding Flp family type IVb pilin, whose protein sequence is MLLLAAKIRRFFVSEEGPTAVEYAVMLALIVVVCLAAVRTIGTNAKTTFTTIANSLASGS, encoded by the coding sequence ATGTTGCTGTTGGCCGCCAAAATCCGTCGTTTTTTCGTTTCCGAAGAGGGTCCCACCGCCGTGGAATATGCGGTAATGCTGGCCCTGATTGTGGTGGTTTGCCTGGCTGCTGTCCGAACCATCGGCACGAACGCCAAAACGACATTTACGACCATTGCCAACTCGTTGGCCAGCGGCAGCTAG
- a CDS encoding Flp family type IVb pilin, whose translation MSNTLNKIRRFLASEDGPTAVEYAVMLALIVIVCLAAIGNIGTNAKTTFTTIANSLASGS comes from the coding sequence ATGTCGAACACATTAAATAAAATTCGTCGCTTTTTGGCTTCTGAAGACGGCCCCACCGCGGTGGAATATGCTGTGATGTTGGCCTTGATTGTGATTGTGTGCTTGGCCGCCATCGGCAACATTGGCACCAATGCCAAAACCACGTTCACCACGATTGCTAACTCGCTGGCCAGCGGTAGCTAG